The DNA region aagttaaaaaaagatttattgaTTAGCTGTGCTGTTTGGTGGACTCTTGAAACCAAACAGTGCACAGCTTATCTTCTAAACTAAAGTCCTCCTTCCCCGGGCTCTGCTGCGTGCTTTTGGGAGCAGGGCAAGGAACAGCACAAAGCGAtgctccctgggcagggcaggagcctgTCTCTCTACAGTGCCTGGCTATAACTGACCCcaagagggggagggagagcaggaggctgcaaggaatggaggggagaggggagtcTCCAGCTCAGCTTCTCAATAAAACCTCTCTTGCTGCTGTCAGTATAGCCCTGGGGATTAGAGCACCCCCAGCACTGCTCACCTCCCAGTTCCTCTGGAGTTCCGTTGCTTTCCCATAAATAGTTTCCTTCTTTATTGTTTCTTAGTGactgaataaaaatagaaaatactgtcAGCTCCTAGGCGTGGGGAGCACGCTGCAGACCGTGCATTTCACTGGGTGCTGTCTGGGGTATTCTTCCATCTCACTCCAGATCCCACGCTTCCCTGCAATCCATGTGTCTCGCCCAGCTGCTCCAGGGAGACTCAGCTGCTATTTTGCAATGCTTAAAACGCCCTCAGCCTCGTTTCCTGTCCATAATTGGCTAAAAGATGTCCCAGACAAGGACCAAAAGGGACTGTTTCCCAGGATGCAGCATGCTGCTGCTCCCCCATTTCTGCAAATACAGAGGAGCCTTAAGCAGGGACACAGGACAGCCTGCTGGGATGAGCTGGGACATTGGCCTTCTGCGTGTGAACCAAGCACAGGAAGCACTGCTGTGGCATGAAAACCCTTGGGCTGAAGGGTGACAACTTCACAGGCTCTGGAGAATGGCCACTGTGAAAAAGGTAGGTAAATAAccatctccctgctcctgcagacAGCCCTGGGCAGGTGCACTGCCTGCAGAGGATGCATAGCAGCACAATACTCCACACTGAGAGCTCAGACTTTTACGCTGATTGCAGCAGCATTAATTCCTTATCTATTTTTTCCTTGGACCTCCAGACAGTGTGGTGCCTGGAGAGAGCTCCAACCTGCCCTACCCGCAAGGATGCTGCCAGGATCAAGGAGAGCGTGTTCGCATCAGGTAATGCTCCTGCGAGGATTGTTCCCACTTCCACCCATGTCTTCTGGAATGCAGACCCAGGTCCTTTTCATATCCCGCAGTGCGAGGGCTCTGTCAAGCCCAGCCTGTTTTTCTTTCACGTGTTGCCTCCTGCATGCAAGTATTGGCAGTTGCTCTTGTCATTCTTTCCAGTGGTGGACTGTTTACTGCAGAGATTTGTGCAATAGCTTGTGAAACATTCACGtgctggctgagctgcagcctACAAGCTGTCGGCAAAGCCAGCTGACTTGACCAAAACCGAGCTTTGTGTTTGGGGGGAGTCGCAGCCGGCTGAGCTAAAGGGCACCCCCAGCCTTGGAGAGACACGCTGATTTGGGAAAATGTCATGAAACTTTGGAGGGAGCCTGTGCTCCACGTTAGCCTTGTCTCCTGGGCACAAGCACCCCGCTGCTGGCCCTGTGTGTGGCAGAGGTGTGTGGTGGGCAGGGATTTAGCTGGGCACAGTGTCAGCTGAGGAGCATTAGCAATAACCAGCCTGTGTAAGAGCGTGTCAGAGATGTAGTGCGTAACAACCCGGGAGTCCTTTTCAAATAATCCCCTTGTATTTCTTAGAACAAGTTGTGACAGGCCTATTTTTAACTAGAATGAGCCCAGCCTTgtctctgctcctttccctgctttttttgggggggttgtttctCACGTGAGTGCTGTATCAAGGTTAATTGCACTGTCCTGGCCAGGCTATTCCTGTTGATTGCTTTGCCTCCTACAAACCACCACCCACTTTTCCAGCACTTGCTGGCCCCTTTTTCTTGACCGACTTGTCTCTGCCTCCCCCCGACGTAGGAGGCTGCTGGAAGTGCTCCCCTTCACCAGCACTTGGCCTCAGAAATGCTGCCGGCAGCTGAGGTGCTCGGTGAGTTCATGCAGCATTTGCTCGGCGGGGAAAAACCAACGGGTAAAGCCGCTGGGTGCCACTTACCCTCCTTAGATAAGGAACCCCGAGGGGGACTttacccccccacaccccccccccaagcttCTCACGCAATGCGCTTCTCTGCCCCACGTCTGCCAGCATTTCACAATCTGCTGGGTCCCAGTCCGTGCCAGCCCCAGCTCGGCGGCGCTCCCGGGAGGGTTGGCAGCCTTCGCCAGCAGCCGCCACTCCTGCAACGCAGCCCGCAGAGGCGGAGGcgctgggaggagggaaggagcagcGCTGACGGCGGGAAGCAAGGTACTGCCGCCGGTTCCCGGGGGTCCCGCCGCCGGTTCCCGGGGGCCCTGCAGCAGCCGGGGGGTGTCGGTTCCGCTGCTGCACCGCGCTCCGTCCTCTGCCCTTCCCTCTCGTTCCTCCTTTCCTCGCCGCGGGGCCGCTCGGCGCTCTCACcgcgctctcctcctcctccggggcTGACCGTTAACCCGCGCTCAGAGAAGCCAGGCCTGGGCCACTGCtcgggagggggctgggggccgcctcagccccccccgccccggtgcgcCCCGGCGCCGCGCCCAGCCCCGGCCGCGCCCGTTCTGCGcctgcgcggggggggggcggcgctgcGGCCCCCGCGGCCTCTCCCATTGCACCTCGGGGGGGGCGCGCGGGCGCGCCGTCACGTGAGGGGCCGTCACGTGAGCGGAAGGCGGAAGCGGCTGAGGAGAGCGGGAACACCGGCGGTGGGCGGGGGGGGACCCCCGGGCAGGGTCTTCGCCTCAGCTCGGTCGGCGCTCGGGGGTCGCTTTCCTCGGAGAGGCCGCCTCCCCCCGGTGGCGCCGCCCTCGCGGCCCCTGCACTCCCCGTGGCGGTGCTGGGTAGCGCTCGGTGGCGGGGCGCGGACGGGGGCCGCCTCCCCTCACTGTCAGGAGCTGCCCTCCGTCCCCTGGTGACACCCTGGCTGGCATACGCAGGGGTGCTCCCTGTGCTCCTTTTCAAACTTTTCTAAATCACAAGCCGCAACAAATTGTTTAAAACTTCAGAGTTAAGACTGAACCGTCAGCTGTCAGCTCTCGAGCTGGGGGGGTTGGAGTGTGTCCAGTGCCTGTGGGAAAACTCAGTTTCCATCTGTGGAAGGGAGGCCCCGCAGTGAGCTGGGTCTCACTGCTCTCTCCCTGCAGCGCTGAGCAGCCATGGAGAGGATGCAGCAGGTCGTTGGGCGGGCGAGAGCCGCCTTCAACTCGGGCCGGTGCCGCTCGCTGGAGTTCAGGATGCAGCAGCTGAAGGCCCTGGAGCGGATGgtgcaggagaaggagaaggagatcCTGGCAGCCATCAAGGCAGATCTGCACAAGGTGTGGGGCGGGGGGTTTCTCCTGTCAGCCACACACAGACAGCGGTCAGCCTGGAGGGGAAAGCGGGGAGGCCAagggctgctgttgctgtgccaGATGGCTTTTGCTGATGTCCCCCACGGTCCTGGCTCTCGCTGTGGCCTGCCAAGGTCTGCTGCCACCATTTTTAAGAAGGAGATAGGCTGAGGCAGGATTGCGAAGGCTTGTCCTGGTCATCAGGTTTTGGTTTCGTACAGAGCCCCACACACCCCGACTGATTGTCTTCCATTAGGAATTCTTTGGGGCAGTGCTACTGGTATCAGGCACTTTGAACCAGCAGAATTTACCTTGTTTCATGGGGCTGCTGCGGTGGGTGCAGAAGGTGGAGGCCTTGGCTGTCCCCTCCCCAAGCTCACTGTCGTTGCAGTGTGGGCACAACGCGTACAGCCACGAGATCCTGGGTGTGCTGGGGGAGCTGGCCCTGGCCATGGACAAGCTGCCATCTTGGGCAGCCCCTCAGCCTGTGAAGAAGAACCTGCTGACGATGCGGGACGAGGCCTACATCTGCCCTGAGCCGCTGGGGGTGGTGCTGATCATCGGGGCCTGGAACTACCCCTTTGTCCTGGTGATGCAGCCTTTGGTGGGGGCCATCGCAGCAGGTGGGGACCCACTGCAGCCCCTATCCTTCGTGGGGCCGTGGATGGGCGCTGtggggggcaggagaggagggcgAGGGCTCATCGGCCATGCTGCGTTTGTCTTGTAGGCAATGCTGTGGTGGTGAAGCCGTCGGAGATCAGCGAGAACACGGCTCGGCTGGTGGCTGATCTCCTCCCCCAGTACCTTGACCGGGTGAGCGTGGCCCCGTGCTGGTTCCTGGATTTCTCTGTGATGTGCTGGCTTGGGGTGACCCCAACACCCTTGCCCCACAGGAGTTACACTTTCTCTAGGTGGGGGGCAAGAGCTGAGGAAGGAGACGACCCTCAGGAGAGCCCGGTGGTTATATGTGCCCTAGTTCTTAATGTGCGGCAGTGGGTCGGTTGGCTGGCTCAGCCCTGGCTTCAACCTCCATTTCTTTTAGTTCCTGTGGAACAAAGTTGCAAGTGAAACTTCATTtcaagggaaggagcagagctcGTCTCTGTTATCGCTGTCTTTAGTCCAGTTCCTAACGTAGCTCACAAGTGAGTCTGTCccatgcagagctgctgcctcgaTATATGTGCCTTAAATCCTGTTGGCCCCGCAGGAGCTGTACCCCGTGGTCACTGGAGGAGTACCCGAGACAACAGCACTGCTGACCCAGCGATTCGATCACATCCTCTACACCGGCAACTCCACGGTGGGCAAAATCGTGATGGCAGCGGCCGCTAAGCACCTGACGCCCGTCACCCTGGAGCTGGGCGGGAAGAGCCCCTGCTACATCGACACGGACTGTGACCTGGCTGTCGCCTGCAGGTCAGGCTGTTGGAGGCCTTGGTGGGGTCTCAGCAGTGGGGCAGGGACCCTGTGGGCAGGTGGACAGCTCTGGACTGGTGTCACTCGGGCGCTGTCGGGTGGGCTGTGGGGTCTGGAAGGGCCTGACTGCGGAGAAACCGTCTCCCTCTCCCCCGCAGGCGGATAACATGGGGGAAGTACATGAACTGTGGGCAAACCTGCATCGCCCCAGACTACATCCTGTGTGACCCGTCCATCCAGAGCAAGGTGGTGGAGAACATCAAGGTGACTCTGCAGGTGAGCGTGGGGTTCCTCGTGCCATGGGAGTTGTCCCCGTTCCAGCCCAGGTCTGAGCTCCTGGAGCTGTGGCTGTTGTGACGATCTGCTGAGTGTTTTGGTTCTGCTGTGGCCTTTGGCAGGAATTCTACGGGGAAGACGTGAAGTCGTCTCCAGACTACGAAAGGATCATCAACAAGCATCACTTCAAGAGGATTCTGGGCCTGTTGGAAGGGCAGAAGATCGCTCACGGGGGAGAGTCTGATGAGGCCTCCTGCTTCATAGGTGGTTCTGGCAGCTCTTGGGGTAGGGGGGTGGTAGCAGGTGCTGTCTGTGTGCTGTTTGTGTCTGTGGCTTGCTTGGTGTGTGTTGCATGCTGGCACTGCCAGGGGTGGAATCCTCAGTGGACCACGTCTTCTGTCCTGCTCACGCTGCCTTCTGCTCTCCCGTTTGCCTCAGCACCAACGATCCTCACCGACGTTTCTGCGGAGTCAAAGGTGATGGAGGAGGAAATCTTTGGACCGGTCCTCCCCATTGTGACTGTGAAGAGTGTAGACGAAGCCATTGAGTTCATCAACCGTCGGGAGAAGCCCCTCGCCCTCTATGTCTTCTCCAACAACAAGAAGGTGGGTGTGGGCTGTGCTCCTCCGCAGAGGCATCTCTGCACGGTTTGGCCCTGGATGTGGCCGGTCCCAGGCACAGCTCCCCACAGGGTCTGTGTCGGCTCCTCTTTGCACGTGAATCACAGCGTTTGGCTCTCAGGGGCTGTGAgtgtccccagagctgctggaggcTCCCTCTCTCCTGCTGAAGTGCTTTGTATTTGCATGACTTTGTAAAATAGAAGGATAAAAAGCTGAATTTCCTCTTTGATGCTATGTAGTCTTTCATGATTAATTTAGTTACCTTTAATGTATTGCTAGGGAGGCGAGCTCCCAGCTTTCTATCTTTTCCATCTTTCCCATCCCTCCTCTGAACTTTCCTACTTCTCTTGAGTTAACGCTGCATGGAGAGGGCTTGTCTGAGTTGTCAGCCAGAGGAAGTGAACATGATGGGCTGCTGGCTCGTAGCTCCCCTCCCAGTCCTGCTCAGTTGCATGGCTGGTCTCTTCTGGGCCTTTGtaatgttttgtttggtttttttcttttgccagttaATCAAAAGAGTCATCTCGGAAACCTCCAGTGGGGGGTTTACTGGAAATGATGTCATCATGCATTTCTTCCTCTCAACCTTACCCTTTGGTGGTGTTGGTAAGTTCTTGGGGCTCCTTAAGTGTTGTGACTTGCTGTATGGTGTGACCCAGGGAACACCAGCTGTTGGTTTGTGTCCGGGTGCCCCTGCTCCTCTTACACCCGAAGGGTCCCGTATAGCAGatcttaataataataataaattctgGGAGTACCTTACGACAGGGGGTCATTAGTGGTAATTGCAGGAGGAAGGGTAGGACCTTAGCTTGGGGAGAACTGGCACAAGTGACAGAACAGCCTATGGGAGCTTTGCAGGAGAGAGTTTGGGTGTTACAGTGCTCACAAGCTGACTGAACCAGCAGTGTTCTGCTGCTGTGAACAGCACACGCTGTCCTGGGACTGAAAAACGGAGGTGTACCCCGCAAAGCTCCCGAGGAAAGCCTTCACGCACAGCACCGGTCGGATCTCGGAGCCTTGACACGGTGCTCTGAGAGGTGGCCACATCCAGGGGGGAGCTGGAGATGGCTCAGAGGCACAGCGAACAGTGCACAGAGGAACACAGCAAAATACTGGGGAGTGTGTAGTGAAAACGAggtggggaagaggagagtggagtcCAGCTGGTCATCTTGGAGTCTGAAAAGTGCTGTGGAGAGGACGGATCAGTTGTCCTCTCTGCAGGAATATAGAGAAGTTGTGCTTTAAAACTGCAGCGGGGTGGATGCAGGGCAGGTAACATGCAGTGCAGCTGGCAAGTTTTCCTGTGCGGCTTCTTGCCCTGCTGGTGGCCTCAAGTGGCCAAAGGTTGGACTAGCTGAGCCTGTGGTGTGACTTGTCTGGGTCGTGTCCCTCAGGTAACAGCGGGATGGGCGCATACCACGGCAAGCACAGCTTTGAGACCTTCTCCCACCGCCGCGCCTGCCTGATCAAGGACCTGAAGATGGAGGGTACGAACAAACTCCGGTACCCACCTGGCAGCCAGAAGAAGGTGGATTGGGCCAAGTTCTTCCTCCTGAAGCGGTTTAACAAGACTCGAATTGGACTGATCGCCTTGGCCCTGCTGGGGATTGTGGCAGCGGTGGTGATAAAGGTGAGCTCTGGGTCTCTGCTGTCCGTGTGAGTGCATGTGCAATTCATCTGACCTTCCCTAAGTCCACTCTTTGCCACCGCAGCCCTTTCTTAGCGCCTGCCCTGCTTTTTCTGTCATGAGACTTATGATATCTGGCCCCCCTGAAATTACCAGGATCTGCTTCTCACTCTTTCAAGCAGTATCTAGAATAGAAAAGCCCTCAGGGAGATCTCCTAGGCTGCTGTACTGTTTGTGACTCTACCTTGGTAGGTGACACCCGTGAGAAGCTCCCTCCAGAGGCAGAGGCTGGTATGTTTTGGACAGGTTAGGAGTAGTTTCCATTCCAGGGCTTTCTTCAGCAGCCTTGTGAGCTGCTTTATAGCCTAGCACAGAGGGCTGAGGTTCTGTGCTGTGGTGGCCTGGGAAAGGGAGGCTCTGTCCCAAAGCCTGGGGCTACGACAAGCTCTTGTTCCTTGCCCAGTCACAGCCGCCGTCTAACCTCAGCTCAATTCTTTCCATTTCCTCCCGTTTCTGGCTGGGTGGTGCAGAAGGGCAGGAtgtcctccctgctctgcaggaggcagcagcctgcctgtgctggctggagGACTCGAGATGCCTCCTGAGGTGGAGGGGTGAGATCTAAAACTCCAGGTGTGGTTGCTGGTGGTTCTCCGTGGCTGGTGGATCGGGGGCTGCGTGTGCCCATCCTGGCTGCCCCTTGCAAGGCTCAACGGTGCATCCCGGGTGTTCAGTGAGCTTCAGGGAGCAGCTGCTGAGGGCACAGGAGGTGGCAGGTGGATCAGGGCTCTGCCCTTCAGTCTGTGCTGTTACTGCTGCAAGGAGATGTGCAGGAGCCCAACAAGCTGGGAGAAATAACCCGCCTGCGTGTCTGAGCCCAGGAGGAGGTCTAAGAGCCACCCAGTGGCTCAGGCCTTGAAGCAGGGAGGCAGGCCCTGCCTAGGTGAATGCCTTCTCAGCGAAGGGGGGAAACTCATGGCATCTTGAAATCATTTGGGTTTTCTCAGAATCACCAGTCTGTGCTGAAGAGAAAAGCCCTCTTGATTGTGCTGGCTGTTCAGAGGCTGGGCTGGCCCAGTGTGTGGTAAGGAGGAGcaggtttcagagcactgctGTGACTGTCACGGTGAGGTAGGagcctttttcttctcctgtgtgTAGACCTGGTTTGAGATCGGGCAAAACCTCGTTAGAGTAGGGATGTGGGGCTTGTAGAAGGTTCCCCCTGGAGGCGGAGAGCGATGCTTTCCCCGGCAGTGCCCGCGGCTCGCGCAGGGCCAAGATGAGCAGCAGTCGGTGCATGCCGAGGGCACAGGAGGCAGGCGAGCCGGACCCTGGGGAAGTCACCCTGAGCGAAGGGACTTTGCTTGAGGCTGTTCTGGAAAGGGAGCTGGGTTTGTGTCAGCCGATCCTTCACGGGACATTGGTGTTGTGTTTTGCTTTCACAGGTGGCTTGCtgctgaagagaggagaaggCGCCCTGTGCAAGTCATACTCTGAGTGCTGGCTTTGTGTCTGTTTCCTTAAGCTGagaagtcctttttttcttctgtactggGTTATTTCAGTGAGCTGTCGAGCACACAGAGTAGCCTTAGAGAGATACTAACCAAGAGAAGGCTCAGACTCCTGTTTACTAAAAAGCTGTGCTGAAACAGAGGGACCAGTGGGTGCAAGCTCTCAGGAGAACAGCTAAACCACGGGTGTGGTACAGACACTGCTTGGGTCACAGATCCAAAACGCAGCACCATCCTACTGTGAAAAAACTTAGCAACTGTgctgaaaattaactccatcccagccaaaaccagtacaaaccCGTTCCTGGTCAGATTCCTCCAAGGGAAAACAATTACTGAAAGAGTGTGTACTCCTCTGTGTTCGAGCTTCTGGGTCTGCTGTAATCTTGCACTGGGAGATCATATGGGGCTTGTTGTAGCTTGGGGAGAGGATGCTGGAGAAATACATGGTGAAAGGACCTTAGAAATATTAACGTTTCaataaggaaaatttaaaaattattattcaatGCAATTAATATAGAATAGAAAATTATACTTACTGTGCAATAGGTGGGATTTCTTCACGTCTGGTGAAAATCCATGTGCTAAGCCtttttaatgatatattttgCAAGTACTAAATAAACACTGAGAATTTAAATAATAAACCAAGCGTGGTAAGTCCCTGCAGTCTCCTGGGGAATCCTGCCCATCCTCTGCCAGCTCTGGCCATGGTTTGGCCGAACGTCACACGCGTGTGGTAAGGTGCCTCTGCCCCGGAGCGCAGGCCCCCGGCGCGATGGTCTCCCCGCTCGTGGGGAAGGATCCCCAGGGCTCTGGCAGAGTGCAGGCAGGCTGCCGAAGAGGCAGGCAGGGCGTGGGGCAAGGCAGTGCTGGGAGCTGCGGAGGAGCTGAACTGTTTCTCCTGTCTTGCCCTGTGCAAATCCGTCCCCTGATATCCCCCCGGGGTCTGGTCAGATGCGGACGGTAGCGCGGGCTGCGTGCGTTGGCTCCCCGCGGCTGCTGCAGCGCGTCAAAGCGCTGCCCCGGCCTCGTGTGCCCGACATGGGCAGAGCCACGTGGTCTCGCAATCCAGCGCGGGCGGCTGAGTCACTGCCCCGGCTGAATGCGGCGACCCAGGGCTTGCGTAGTCAAAGCGAGGATATATCTGGGCAAAGGGCGTCTTGTATCTAACGAGAGCCTTGGGCCCTGGCCAGCACTCCTCTCGTGGGAGGAGAGATCACTTTGAGTCATGTCAAGGAAAGGGTTGCGCCTGCTTGCACTCGCTGTGGgagactggaggagagagaagCTTCTCTGAaggtaactttatttttttccttcattttttatgaGTCATCTGCTTTCTTGGTCATGTCCATGTTTCAGCTCCTCAGGAGCATCCCTGTGAGCAGAGGGTGGGGTGGCTGGTGGGTTTAAGGGTATCTGTGAGCTAGGAGGAATTGCCCGCAGAACAGGATCTCTCCGCCGTCCCCAGAGATGCTGGGTTGGCCTGAGAGGTGCCCGCTGCCGCTGGGCCCTGCGCAAGTAGGTCGGGGCATTGAAGGGTGTGAGCCCTGAGCCATCACCTTGGGAGCGGGAGGTCACCTAAGGAAGAGAACATCTCCCAGCCTTGCCCTGGGTGGGACATCTCTTGGTGGTGGCCCCATGTTGAGTGTTCCCAGGTCTGAGCAGCCACTCGCTCCCTGCACTCCTAgtgcagaacatttttttttttgctgcaattTCTTTCCTTCCAAGGCAGCCGATGCACTGAAGAGGTAGAAGCAAATGAAACACACCTAAAGCAGGGAAGCCCCAAGCTGAaggccccagctcctgctgaaacAGGAATCGATTCAGACCTATGCCCTTGGTCATGCCTCAGCACTGAGTGGTGGCTGATGGAAGGAGGCAGCATCTACCCTGCTTTGCAAACAGGAGCCCATCTAAAAGCTCTTGGGAACTGGAGAATAGTTTGTCACAAGGGTATCAAAACAAAGATAGTTTTTACTGAGCCTGTTATCTACGTAACACCTCACGTGATCACCACTGAAAGCTGTCTCATACCAGCTATAAGTCTGACAAAATGTGGGTCTTACTGATGGGGACAGTCCAGGCTGGTTGTCCCCTGCAGAGGGGAAGAGCCTCTAAGAACCTGCAACATCCCACCCTTGAAAGGCCTCACGACTGTCGGGTGATGTTTCGTTGCAGGGGAATCACCTTTAGCCACCCAAGGTGTGCGAAGGCTACAGAGCTGTGGCCACACTCTGCCCCAAGGACTTGAGGGGCCCCGGGCACTGTGGCACTGCTGGTGCCCTGCATTAGGGGCCAATGGGGCATTGCTGTGACGTCAGTCCCAGGCCTGGGGAAGTCCTtggccacagaatcacagaatcatctcggttggaaaagcccttgaagctcctccagtccaaccatgaacctcacactgaccgttcccaactccaccagatccctcagcgctgggtcatcccgactcttcaacccctccagggatggggacatcccccctgccctgggcagcccattccaacacccaacaaccccttctgcaaagaaatccttcctaagagccagtctgaccctgccctggcgcagcttgaggccattccctcttggcctggtgttgattccttgggtcaagagactcatcccccctctctgcaccctcctttcagggagttggagagggccatgaggtctcccctcagcctcctcttctccagactaaacccccccagttccctcagccgctccccatcagacctgtgctccagaccctgcaccagctctgttgcccttctctggacatgctcgagtcattcagtaGCCTTTCTGTAGGGAGGGGCCCTGTAGCCAGGGTGGCTGAGCAGCCAGCTGTCTCATCTGTaattaaattccatttttattgGTTTACTGGTAGCCTTCTACGTCCCAACTTGTAACTGGAAGCTGACCTTGCACCTTGCTGAATAAGACCTTTGTTTTACTGTGAAGGCCACCTGGGTCAGGACAAGACCCACACGCCCTGGGCCCCCAGTGTCGGACGTCCCCCCGCTCCAGCCCAAGCCCTGCCCTCAGCCTCCACCCGAAGGAGCCAGCCTGAGTCCAGCCAGGTTTATTCTTTATTTGGCATTTGTCACAGAGCAGCGGTGTGAGCCGGGCTGTGCTCAGCTGCGGCCGGCGGGCGATAGCCGTCAGCACGGGCTGGAGGGGGTTACTCGCACGCTCGGGGTGCGTGgggcagagcccagagcagcgTTTTGGGTGTTGGAGCAGTCGCAGGGCCTGTTCGTGAGCGGTGGCTGAGCAGATGCTGCTGAATGCTGCCGGGGGCCCTTTGGCTCCCAGGGGACAGGCGTGTGCTGTGTTCTCTCGCTGGCCGGTCTGTGCTTTGTCCGTCCATCCGTGGGGGTTTTCTCCCCCAAAGCAAAGTCCCCACAGTCCCTGCCGGTGCCAGTCAGTGTCTGCTGGTTGTCAGCTTTACGACAACGCCGAGCGCAAGCACCGCGACGGCTGCGACCACCGCCAGCCCGCGCCGGACGATCAGCTCCTtggtggccatggtggtggcCGGAGGGGACGTGGCAGGCGGGGCTTCCTGGGGCTCCGACGGGCGGGTCGGTCCCTCGATCCTGGTGATGCCTGTGAGCACGACGCCGTTCTGTGCATCCACTCCCGCTGCAAGGAGAATGGGGCAGTGTCGCTGAGGGTTTCTGGGGGGGATGAGGCATTTCTTGGGAGGGTTTTGTCTGAGGTCTGAAAGCATGTTACAAGCAGCCCAGAGTGTGGAGATGTCCAGCCCTTGACAGAGCTTCGGTGGGACCTGGTGTCTGCAAGGTGAGCGCTGCCCAGCGTGCCCCGTCCCTCCAGGTCATCCCCCCTCTGGCCTCCATCACCCTCCTGAGCCCACCCTTGTAATTACTGTTTTCCCAGTAACTGAGGGCATCACCAGCGCTAGGCTGCACCCCCATTTTGTGGGCTTGTTCGTGGCTTATGTGAATCCTTGGGGACCCTTGCTGAACCCAAACGCACCCCTGCACGCAGTGCCcagctcccccatcccaccatgccCAGCTCCTGGCCATACCTACACATCCCTGCACCGCTGTGGCGGGGGGGTAAGTGTGGGCTGGTGGGGCTGGCCCCACACCAGAGGGAAGCGCCTTGCAGGAGTGTTCGGGGCCTGCGTTTGGCTCCTCCGGCAGTGGCTGGGTCACTCCCGCGCGGTGCTGAGCCTGAGGGAGGGAACACGATGGGTTTAGCCAGCGGCACGCGATGCGGAAAATCCCCACTGAGCAAAGCCATCGTGTGGCCTCTCGTGGGGTTTGTCCGGCTGGAAATGGCACTGTGTAGCTGAAAGATGCCTGAAATGAGAGATGCTGGCTGGTGGAAATCCCAGAGCTGTTGGGGCACAAGGTGATGCTCAGGGCTGCAGGGTTGGGGTAGCCTCGGTCACCCCGTCTGCTTTGTGCTTCATGTCCCCGACCAAGGGTGGCACAAGGTGCAGGGGGAAACCTTGAGGCCGGGAGCTGAATACAGGGATGTGGCTGCAGTCATGGGAGCACTGGGTTTTCTGGGTGCACTGGAGGACAGCATTGGGCAACGCTGGCCTGTGGGATCAAGCCTGTGATGCTGTCTCATCCCACTGTGATCCCAGCCTAGGCACTGAGGAGCTTCCCGCTGGCAGGGTGCGATGCTGTGGGCGCAC from Strix uralensis isolate ZFMK-TIS-50842 chromosome 20, bStrUra1, whole genome shotgun sequence includes:
- the ALDH3A2 gene encoding aldehyde dehydrogenase family 3 member A2 isoform X1; translation: MERMQQVVGRARAAFNSGRCRSLEFRMQQLKALERMVQEKEKEILAAIKADLHKCGHNAYSHEILGVLGELALAMDKLPSWAAPQPVKKNLLTMRDEAYICPEPLGVVLIIGAWNYPFVLVMQPLVGAIAAGNAVVVKPSEISENTARLVADLLPQYLDRELYPVVTGGVPETTALLTQRFDHILYTGNSTVGKIVMAAAAKHLTPVTLELGGKSPCYIDTDCDLAVACRRITWGKYMNCGQTCIAPDYILCDPSIQSKVVENIKVTLQEFYGEDVKSSPDYERIINKHHFKRILGLLEGQKIAHGGESDEASCFIAPTILTDVSAESKVMEEEIFGPVLPIVTVKSVDEAIEFINRREKPLALYVFSNNKKLIKRVISETSSGGFTGNDVIMHFFLSTLPFGGVGNSGMGAYHGKHSFETFSHRRACLIKDLKMEGTNKLRYPPGSQKKVDWAKFFLLKRFNKTRIGLIALALLGIVAAVVIKNHQSVLKRKALLIVLAVQRLGWPSVW
- the ALDH3A2 gene encoding aldehyde dehydrogenase family 3 member A2 isoform X2 is translated as MERMQQVVGRARAAFNSGRCRSLEFRMQQLKALERMVQEKEKEILAAIKADLHKCGHNAYSHEILGVLGELALAMDKLPSWAAPQPVKKNLLTMRDEAYICPEPLGVVLIIGAWNYPFVLVMQPLVGAIAAGNAVVVKPSEISENTARLVADLLPQYLDRELYPVVTGGVPETTALLTQRFDHILYTGNSTVGKIVMAAAAKHLTPVTLELGGKSPCYIDTDCDLAVACRRITWGKYMNCGQTCIAPDYILCDPSIQSKVVENIKVTLQEFYGEDVKSSPDYERIINKHHFKRILGLLEGQKIAHGGESDEASCFIAPTILTDVSAESKVMEEEIFGPVLPIVTVKSVDEAIEFINRREKPLALYVFSNNKKLIKRVISETSSGGFTGNDVIMHFFLSTLPFGGVGNSGMGAYHGKHSFETFSHRRACLIKDLKMEGTNKLRYPPGSQKKVDWAKFFLLKRFNKTRIGLIALALLGIVAAVVIKVACC